The genomic region TTGCCTCCTTTATAACCTATTTTAAGTATAAAATTTTCAAATCCTTTGGAATGCAATTCCTGTGAAACCTTTTTAGCCTGAGAAAATTTTTTGTATTTACCTATTCTCAATTTATACAAATCCTCTTTTACAAGAAAGCTATCATAACCTGCTTCTTTAAGTCTTTTCTGTAAAGTTTGAACATTTACCATATCTGAGAAAGCGCCAAGCTGAATTGTATAAAAAATCTGTTTATGAGTTTTATATTTAATTGGCTTTACAGGTTTTTCAAAATCCTGCTTTTTAAGCTTTTGTTCTGAAGCTTGCGTTTGAGTCTTTGTCTCAGCCTGTTTAGTCTGCACTGTATTTTGCACTTTATTCTTCACTGTATTTTG from Thermodesulfovibrio sp. 3907-1M harbors:
- a CDS encoding SPOR domain-containing protein → MKQKGEELLVINKKIFFLILFGIALAGIAVGYTIGYITTPVKEVYVSRTEDSEKTVLSTTVGTAFAKKQESSTPKPEIKQEQAQQSDEKNKVEPEIEIAQNTVKNKVQNTVQTKQAETKTQTQASEQKLKKQDFEKPVKPIKYKTHKQIFYTIQLGAFSDMVNVQTLQKRLKEAGYDSFLVKEDLYKLRIGKYKKFSQAKKVSQELHSKGFENFILKIGYKGGKP